In a genomic window of Streptococcus oralis:
- the mutM gene encoding DNA-formamidopyrimidine glycosylase: MPELPEVETVRRGLEKLILGKKISSIEIRYPKMIKTDLEEFQKEVPGQIIESMGRRGKYLLFYLTNKVLISHLRMEGKYFYYPDRVPERKHAHILIRFEDSGTLVYEDVRKFGTMELLAPDLLDAYFISKKLGPEPGEQDFDLQVFQAALSKSKKPIKSHLLDQTLVAGLGNIYVDEVLWRAQVHPARPSQTLTAEEASAIHDQTIAVLGQAVEKGGSTIRTYTNAFGEDGTMQDFHQVYDKTGQACSRCGAVIEKFQLGGRGTHFCPQCQRRS, encoded by the coding sequence ATGCCTGAATTACCAGAGGTTGAAACGGTTCGTCGTGGCTTAGAAAAATTGATCTTGGGAAAGAAGATTTCTAGTATAGAGATTCGTTATCCCAAGATGATCAAGACAGATTTGGAAGAGTTTCAAAAGGAAGTGCCTGGTCAGATTATCGAGTCAATGGGGCGTCGTGGGAAATATCTACTTTTTTACCTGACAAACAAGGTCTTGATTTCCCATCTGCGGATGGAGGGCAAGTATTTTTATTATCCAGACCGGGTTCCAGAACGCAAGCATGCCCATATTTTGATTCGGTTTGAAGATAGTGGCACTCTTGTTTATGAGGATGTGCGCAAGTTTGGTACTATGGAATTGCTGGCACCCGACCTTTTGGATGCCTACTTTATTTCTAAGAAACTAGGCCCTGAGCCAGGAGAGCAGGACTTTGATTTGCAGGTCTTTCAAGCTGCTCTATCCAAGTCTAAAAAGCCTATCAAATCTCATCTCCTAGACCAAACCTTGGTAGCTGGTCTAGGTAATATCTATGTGGATGAGGTCCTCTGGCGAGCTCAGGTTCATCCAGCTAGACCTTCCCAAACTTTGACTGCAGAAGAAGCGTCAGCTATTCATGACCAGACCATTGCTGTTTTGGGACAGGCAGTTGAAAAGGGCGGTTCCACCATTCGGACCTATACCAATGCCTTTGGAGAAGACGGAACCATGCAGGACTTCCATCAGGTCTATGATAAGACTGGACAAGCATGTTCGCGCTGTGGGGCAGTGATTGAGAAATTCCAGCTCGGTGGACGAGGAACTCATTTTTGTCCTCAGTGTCAAAGGAGGAGCTGA
- the smpB gene encoding SsrA-binding protein SmpB: protein MAKGEGKVVAQNKKAHHDYTIVDTLEAGMVLTGTEIKSVRAARINLKDGFAQVKNGEVWLSNVHIAPYEEGNIWNQEPERRRKLLLHKKQIQKLEQETKGTGMTLVPLKVYIKDGYAKLLLGLAKGKHDYDKRESIKRREQNRDIARVMKAVNQR, encoded by the coding sequence ATGGCAAAGGGCGAGGGAAAGGTCGTCGCACAAAATAAAAAGGCGCACCACGACTATACAATCGTTGATACGCTTGAAGCAGGAATGGTGCTGACAGGAACGGAAATCAAGAGCGTTCGAGCTGCTCGAATCAATCTCAAGGACGGCTTTGCCCAAGTAAAAAATGGGGAAGTCTGGCTGAGCAATGTTCATATCGCCCCTTACGAAGAGGGCAATATCTGGAACCAGGAACCAGAACGTCGTCGTAAACTTTTGCTCCATAAAAAACAAATTCAAAAATTGGAACAAGAGACCAAAGGGACAGGAATGACCCTTGTTCCCCTTAAAGTCTATATTAAAGATGGTTATGCTAAACTCCTTTTAGGACTTGCTAAAGGGAAACATGACTATGACAAACGGGAGTCTATCAAGCGTCGTGAACAAAACCGCGACATCGCGCGTGTGATGAAAGCTGTCAACCAGCGTTAA
- the coaE gene encoding dephospho-CoA kinase (Dephospho-CoA kinase (CoaE) performs the final step in coenzyme A biosynthesis.): MGKIIGITGGIASGKSTVTNFLREKGFQVVDADAVVHQLQRPGGRLYQLLVQHFGQKIILENGELNRPLLASLIFSNPEEREWSKQTQGEIIREELAALRDQLAQTEAIFFMDIPLLFEQDYSAWFDETWLVYVNRDVQVERFMKRDYLSMEVAESRLATQWSLEEKKKLASHILDNNGSRDQLVSQVVKLLEGGDSCAKD, from the coding sequence ATGGGAAAAATTATCGGAATCACAGGAGGAATTGCCTCTGGTAAGTCAACTGTGACAAATTTCCTAAGAGAGAAAGGCTTTCAAGTGGTGGATGCTGACGCAGTCGTTCACCAACTACAAAGACCTGGTGGTCGTCTTTATCAGCTCTTAGTTCAGCACTTTGGACAAAAAATAATCCTTGAAAATGGAGAACTCAATCGCCCACTCCTGGCTAGTCTCATCTTCTCAAATCCTGAGGAGCGGGAATGGTCTAAGCAAACCCAAGGGGAGATTATTCGTGAGGAATTGGCTGCACTGAGAGACCAGTTAGCTCAGACAGAAGCGATTTTTTTCATGGATATTCCCCTGCTTTTTGAACAGGACTACAGTGCCTGGTTTGATGAAACATGGCTGGTCTATGTGAACCGTGATGTTCAGGTGGAACGTTTCATGAAACGGGATTATCTTTCTATGGAAGTAGCAGAGTCCCGTCTGGCAACTCAGTGGTCTTTAGAAGAAAAGAAAAAATTAGCGAGTCATATATTAGATAACAATGGCAGTCGTGATCAGCTTGTGAGTCAAGTAGTGAAGTTACTTGAAGGAGGCGATAGCTGTGCAAAAGATTAG
- the era gene encoding GTPase Era gives MTFKSGFVAILGRPNVGKSTFLNHVMGQKIAIMSDKAQTTRNKIMGIYTTDKEQIVFIDTPGIHKPKTALGDFMVESAYSTLREVDTVLFMVPADEPRGKGDDMIIERLKAAKVPVILVVNKIDKVHPDQLLSQIDDFRNQMDFKEIVPISALQGNNVSRLIDILSENLEEGFQYFPADQITDHPERFLVSEMIREKVLHLTREEIPHSVAVVVDSMKRDEETDKVHIRATIMVERDSQKGIIIGKGGAMLKKIGTMARRDIELMLGDKVFLETWVKVKKNWRDKKLDLADFGYNEKEY, from the coding sequence ATGACATTTAAATCAGGCTTTGTAGCTATTTTGGGACGTCCCAATGTTGGGAAGTCAACCTTTTTGAATCACGTCATGGGGCAAAAGATTGCCATCATGAGTGACAAGGCGCAGACAACGCGTAATAAAATCATGGGGATTTACACAACGGATAAGGAGCAAATCGTCTTTATCGATACACCGGGGATTCACAAGCCCAAAACAGCTCTTGGAGATTTCATGGTGGAATCTGCCTACAGTACTCTGCGTGAAGTGGATACTGTTCTATTCATGGTGCCAGCTGATGAGCCACGTGGTAAGGGTGACGATATGATTATCGAGCGTCTGAAAGCTGCCAAGGTTCCTGTGATTCTGGTGGTGAATAAGATTGACAAGGTCCATCCAGACCAGCTTTTGTCTCAGATTGATGACTTCCGCAACCAGATGGACTTTAAGGAAATTGTTCCTATCTCAGCCCTTCAGGGAAATAACGTTTCTCGACTAATCGATATTTTGAGTGAAAATCTAGAGGAAGGTTTCCAGTATTTCCCAGCTGACCAAATCACAGATCATCCTGAGCGTTTCTTGGTTTCAGAAATGATTCGTGAGAAGGTTCTTCATTTGACACGTGAAGAGATTCCACACTCAGTTGCCGTAGTGGTTGACTCTATGAAACGGGATGAAGAGACAGACAAAGTTCACATCCGTGCAACCATCATGGTGGAGCGAGATAGCCAAAAAGGCATTATCATCGGAAAAGGTGGCGCTATGCTCAAGAAAATTGGGACCATGGCCCGTCGTGATATCGAACTCATGCTAGGGGATAAGGTTTTCCTAGAAACTTGGGTCAAAGTCAAGAAAAACTGGCGCGATAAAAAGCTAGACTTAGCTGACTTTGGCTATAATGAAAAAGAATACTAA
- a CDS encoding diacylglycerol kinase family protein produces the protein MDSQDNKRKWKNRDLISSLEFALTGILTAIKEERNMRKHAVTALVVILAGFVFQVSRIEWLFLLMSIFLVVAFEIINSAIENVVDLASHYHFSMLAKKAKDMAAGAVLVVSLLAAVTGALIFLPRIWDILF, from the coding sequence ATGGACTCACAAGACAATAAACGAAAATGGAAAAATCGTGACCTGATTTCTAGTTTAGAATTTGCCCTGACAGGCATTCTGACTGCTATCAAGGAAGAACGCAATATGCGAAAGCATGCAGTGACGGCTCTAGTAGTCATCCTTGCAGGTTTTGTTTTTCAGGTGTCACGGATCGAATGGCTCTTTCTCCTAATGAGCATTTTCTTGGTAGTAGCCTTTGAGATTATTAATTCTGCTATCGAAAATGTGGTGGATCTAGCCAGTCACTATCACTTTTCTATGTTAGCGAAGAAAGCAAAGGACATGGCGGCTGGTGCCGTACTTGTGGTTTCCCTTCTTGCTGCAGTGACAGGTGCACTTATCTTTCTCCCACGCATTTGGGATATACTATTTTAA
- the pavA gene encoding Rqc2 family fibronectin-binding protein PavA — MSFDGFFLHHMIEELRRELVNGRIQKINQPFEQELVLQIRSNRQSHRLLLSAHPVFGRIQLTQTTFENPAQPSTFIMVLRKYLQGALIESIEQIENDRIVEITVSNKNEIGDHIQATLIIEIMGKHSNILLVDKSSHKILEVIKHVGFSQNSYRTLLPGSTYIAPPSTESLNPFTVKDEKLFEILQTQELKAKNLQSLFQGLGRDTANELENILVSDKLSTFRNFFEQETKPYLTETSFSPVPFANQVGEPFTSLSDLLDTYYKDKAERDRVKQQASELIRRVENELQKNRHKLKKQEKELLATDNAEEFRQKGELLTTFLHQVPNDQDQVTLDNYYTNQPITIALDKALTPSQNAQRYFKRYQKLKEAVKYLTELIEETKATILYLESVETVLNQAGLEEIAEIREELIQTGFIRRRQREKIQKRKKPEQYLASDGKTIIYVGRNNLQNEELTFKMARKEELWFHAKDIPGSHVVISGNLDPSDEVKTDAAELAAYFSKGRLSNLVQVDMIEVKKLNKPTGGKPGFVTYTGQKTLRVTPDPEKIASMKKS; from the coding sequence ATGTCATTTGACGGATTTTTTTTACACCACATGATTGAGGAATTGCGAAGAGAGTTAGTCAATGGTCGCATCCAGAAAATCAATCAACCTTTTGAACAAGAGTTGGTCTTGCAAATCCGCAGCAATCGCCAAAGCCATCGCCTGCTCCTTTCTGCTCATCCCGTTTTTGGACGCATCCAGCTGACCCAAACGACTTTTGAAAATCCAGCCCAACCTTCGACTTTTATCATGGTTTTGAGAAAGTATTTGCAGGGTGCTCTGATTGAGTCAATTGAGCAAATCGAAAATGACCGTATTGTGGAAATCACGGTTTCCAATAAAAACGAAATTGGAGATCATATCCAGGCTACCTTGATTATCGAAATCATGGGGAAACACAGCAATATTCTCCTCGTAGATAAAAGTAGCCATAAAATCCTCGAAGTCATCAAACACGTCGGCTTTTCACAAAATAGCTACCGCACCTTACTTCCAGGATCAACCTATATCGCTCCGCCAAGCACCGAATCTCTCAATCCATTTACTGTCAAGGATGAAAAACTCTTTGAGATTCTGCAGACTCAAGAGCTTAAAGCCAAAAATCTTCAAAGTCTCTTTCAAGGTCTAGGACGAGATACGGCAAATGAATTGGAAAACATTCTTGTCAGTGATAAACTGTCTACTTTCCGAAACTTTTTCGAGCAAGAAACCAAGCCTTACCTAACGGAGACTTCTTTCAGCCCAGTTCCTTTTGCAAATCAGGTGGGAGAGCCTTTTACCAGTCTCTCTGATCTTCTGGATACCTATTACAAAGATAAGGCAGAGCGCGATCGCGTCAAACAGCAAGCCAGTGAGCTCATTCGCCGTGTTGAAAATGAACTTCAAAAAAATCGTCATAAGCTAAAAAAACAAGAAAAAGAGTTACTAGCGACAGACAATGCTGAGGAATTTCGCCAAAAAGGGGAATTGCTGACAACCTTCCTCCACCAAGTGCCTAATGACCAAGATCAGGTTACCTTGGACAACTACTACACCAACCAACCTATCACCATTGCGCTTGATAAGGCCTTGACTCCCAGCCAGAATGCTCAACGCTACTTTAAACGCTATCAGAAGCTCAAAGAAGCTGTCAAATACCTGACTGAGTTGATCGAAGAAACCAAGGCCACCATTCTTTATCTAGAAAGTGTCGAAACCGTACTCAACCAAGCTGGACTGGAAGAAATCGCTGAAATCCGTGAAGAATTGATCCAAACAGGCTTCATTAGAAGACGCCAACGCGAGAAAATTCAGAAACGCAAAAAACCAGAACAGTATCTGGCGAGCGATGGCAAGACCATCATCTATGTCGGTCGAAACAATCTTCAAAATGAAGAGTTGACCTTTAAAATGGCCCGCAAGGAGGAACTTTGGTTCCATGCCAAGGACATCCCTGGAAGCCACGTCGTCATCTCAGGAAATCTTGATCCATCTGATGAAGTCAAGACAGATGCAGCTGAACTAGCTGCCTACTTCTCCAAAGGGCGTTTGTCAAATCTAGTTCAAGTGGATATGATTGAAGTCAAGAAACTCAACAAACCAACTGGTGGAAAACCTGGCTTTGTAACCTACACAGGACAAAAGACCCTCCGCGTTACACCAGACCCAGAAAAAATCGCATCTATGAAAAAATCCTGA
- a CDS encoding multidrug efflux MFS transporter, giving the protein MQKISWKENLRVAWFGSFLTGASISLVVPFMPIFVEQLGIEGDQVAFYAGLAISVSAVSAALVSPIWGILADKYGRKPMMIRAGLAMTITMGGLAFVPNIYWLLFLRLLNGVFTGFVPNATALIASQVPKDKSGAALGTLSTGVVAGTLTGPFVGGFIAEIFGIRNVFLLVGAFLFLAAILTIFFIKEDFQLVAKEKAIPTKEVFSSFKYPRLLVNLFLTSFVIQFSAQSIGPILALYVRDLGQTENLLFVSGLIVSSMGFSSMMSAGILGKLGDKVGNHRLLVAAQIYSVIIYLLCAHATSPLQLGLYRFLFGLGTGALIPGVNALLSKMTPKSGISRIFAFNQVFFYLGGVIGPMAGSAVAGYLGYHAVFYATAACVAFSCLCNIVQFRSLLKVKEI; this is encoded by the coding sequence GTGCAAAAGATTAGTTGGAAAGAGAATCTTCGTGTCGCCTGGTTCGGTAGTTTTCTAACGGGCGCCAGCATTTCCTTGGTCGTCCCTTTCATGCCTATCTTTGTAGAGCAGTTGGGAATTGAAGGAGACCAAGTTGCTTTTTATGCTGGATTAGCCATCTCAGTTTCGGCTGTTTCAGCAGCTCTAGTTTCTCCCATCTGGGGTATTCTTGCTGACAAATATGGTCGAAAGCCCATGATGATTCGAGCAGGTCTTGCCATGACCATCACTATGGGAGGTTTGGCCTTCGTGCCAAATATCTATTGGTTACTCTTTTTGCGCTTGCTCAATGGTGTATTTACTGGTTTTGTCCCCAATGCAACGGCCTTGATTGCTAGTCAGGTACCGAAAGATAAGTCTGGAGCGGCTCTGGGAACTCTATCTACAGGAGTTGTTGCAGGAACACTGACGGGTCCCTTTGTTGGAGGCTTTATTGCTGAAATTTTTGGCATTCGTAATGTCTTTTTATTGGTAGGTGCTTTCTTATTTTTAGCTGCAATCCTAACCATTTTCTTTATCAAGGAAGATTTTCAGCTAGTGGCTAAGGAGAAGGCTATCCCAACGAAAGAAGTATTTTCTTCTTTCAAGTATCCTAGGCTCTTAGTAAACCTATTTTTGACAAGCTTCGTCATTCAATTTTCAGCTCAATCAATTGGTCCCATTCTGGCTCTCTATGTGCGGGACTTAGGGCAGACTGAGAATCTCCTCTTTGTATCAGGATTGATCGTATCCAGCATGGGATTTTCTAGCATGATGAGTGCTGGAATTCTAGGAAAACTTGGCGATAAGGTAGGGAATCATAGATTGTTGGTCGCGGCGCAGATTTATTCCGTCATCATTTACCTACTTTGTGCCCATGCAACCAGCCCCCTTCAACTTGGCTTGTATCGTTTTCTCTTTGGTTTGGGAACGGGCGCTCTCATACCGGGAGTTAATGCCCTTCTTAGCAAAATGACTCCGAAATCAGGTATTTCAAGGATTTTCGCCTTCAATCAAGTCTTTTTTTACCTCGGTGGAGTGATTGGACCTATGGCGGGATCTGCAGTTGCAGGATATTTGGGCTATCATGCTGTCTTTTATGCGACAGCAGCCTGTGTAGCTTTCAGTTGTTTATGTAACATAGTGCAATTTAGATCATTATTAAAAGTAAAGGAAATCTAG
- the rnr gene encoding ribonuclease R: MKDKIKEYLQEKGRVTVNDLAQALGKDGSKDFRELIKTLSLMERKHQIRFGEDGSLTLDQKKKHEITLKGVFHAHKNGFGFVTLEGEEDDLFVGKNDVNYAIDGDTVEVVIKKVADRNKGTAAEAKIIDILEHSLTTVVGQIVLDQEKPKYAGYIRSKNQKISQPIYVKKPAIKLEGTEVLKVFIDKYPSKKHDFFVASVLDVVGHSTDAGIDVLEVLESMDIVSEFPEAVLKEAESVPEAPSQKDMGGRLDLRDEITFTIDGADAKDLDDAVHIKPLKNGNIELGVHIADVSYYVTEGSALDKEALNRATSVYVTDRVVPMLPERLSNGICSLNPQVDRLTQSAIMEIDKHGRVVNYTITQTVIKTSFRMTYSAVNDILAGDEEKRREFKKIVPSIELMAKLHERLESMREKRGALNFDTSEAKILVDKKGKPVDIVLRQRGIAERMIESFMLIANETVAEHFSKLDLPFIYRIHEEPKAEKVQKFIDYASSFGLRIYGTASEISQEALQDIMRAVEGEPYADVLSMMLLRSMQQARYSEHNHGHYGLAANYYTHFTSPIRRYPDLLVHRMIRDYGRSKEIAEHFEQVIPEIATQSSNRERRAIEAEREVEAMKKAEYMEEYVGEEYDAVVSSIVKFGLFVELPNTVEGLIHITNLSEFYHFNERDLTLRGEKSGTTFRVGQQIRIQVERADKMTGEIDFSYIPSEFDVIEKGLKQAGRKDRGHGSSRRSDKKEDKRKSGRSNDKYKHSQKDKKKKGKKPFYKEVAKKGAKHGKGRGKGRRTK; this comes from the coding sequence ATGAAAGATAAAATTAAAGAATATTTGCAAGAGAAGGGGCGAGTGACGGTAAATGACCTGGCTCAGGCTCTCGGAAAGGATGGGTCCAAGGATTTCCGTGAGTTGATTAAAACCCTGTCTCTGATGGAAAGAAAGCACCAGATTCGATTTGGAGAAGATGGCAGCCTCACCTTGGACCAGAAGAAGAAACATGAAATCACCCTCAAAGGGGTTTTTCATGCCCATAAAAACGGCTTTGGCTTTGTTACTCTAGAAGGGGAAGAGGACGATCTTTTTGTAGGAAAAAACGATGTCAACTATGCCATTGATGGCGATACAGTTGAGGTGGTCATAAAGAAAGTTGCTGACCGCAACAAGGGAACTGCTGCAGAAGCCAAAATTATTGATATCTTAGAACACAGCCTGACAACCGTTGTCGGTCAAATTGTTCTGGATCAGGAAAAGCCCAAGTATGCTGGCTATATTCGTTCCAAAAATCAAAAAATCAGCCAACCGATTTATGTGAAGAAACCGGCTATCAAGTTGGAAGGTACTGAAGTTCTCAAGGTCTTTATTGACAAATACCCAAGTAAGAAACATGATTTCTTTGTCGCTAGTGTGCTAGACGTGGTGGGGCACTCGACTGATGCTGGGATTGACGTTCTTGAAGTCTTGGAATCCATGGATATTGTTTCAGAATTTCCAGAAGCTGTTCTCAAGGAAGCAGAAAGTGTGCCAGAAGCTCCGTCTCAAAAGGATATGGGAGGTCGTCTGGACCTGAGAGATGAAATCACCTTTACCATTGACGGTGCGGATGCCAAGGACTTAGACGACGCAGTACACATCAAGCCTTTAAAGAATGGCAATATCGAACTCGGAGTTCACATCGCAGATGTTTCCTACTATGTGACCGAGGGTTCTGCCCTTGACAAGGAAGCCCTTAACCGCGCGACTTCTGTCTATGTGACAGACCGAGTGGTTCCAATGCTTCCAGAGCGTTTGTCAAATGGCATCTGCTCTCTCAATCCTCAAGTAGATCGCTTGACCCAGTCTGCTATTATGGAAATTGATAAACATGGTCGTGTGGTTAATTACACCATTACCCAAACAGTTATTAAGACGAGCTTCCGTATGACCTATAGCGCTGTTAATGATATCCTAGCTGGCGATGAGGAAAAGAGACGAGAGTTTAAGAAAATTGTTCCAAGTATCGAGCTCATGGCCAAGCTTCATGAAAGGCTAGAAAGCATGCGTGAGAAGCGTGGTGCCCTTAACTTTGATACCAGCGAAGCTAAGATCTTGGTGGATAAAAAAGGCAAGCCTGTGGATATCGTTCTTCGCCAACGTGGTATTGCTGAGCGGATGATTGAGTCCTTCATGTTGATTGCTAATGAAACGGTTGCCGAGCACTTTAGCAAGTTGGATCTACCTTTCATCTATCGAATTCACGAGGAGCCCAAGGCTGAAAAAGTTCAGAAGTTTATTGATTACGCCTCTAGTTTTGGTTTACGAATTTATGGAACTGCCAGTGAGATTAGCCAAGAGGCTCTCCAAGACATCATGCGTGCTGTTGAGGGAGAACCCTATGCGGATGTATTGTCCATGATGCTTCTCCGTTCTATGCAACAGGCTCGCTATTCTGAGCACAATCACGGTCACTATGGACTAGCCGCTAACTATTACACTCACTTCACCAGTCCTATTCGCCGTTATCCAGACCTTCTAGTCCACCGTATGATTCGGGACTATGGTCGTTCTAAGGAAATAGCAGAGCATTTTGAACAAGTGATTCCAGAGATTGCAACCCAGTCTTCCAACCGTGAACGTCGTGCCATCGAGGCGGAGCGTGAAGTCGAAGCCATGAAAAAGGCTGAGTACATGGAAGAATATGTGGGTGAAGAGTACGACGCAGTTGTATCCAGCATCGTCAAATTCGGTCTCTTTGTTGAATTGCCAAATACAGTCGAAGGTTTGATTCACATTACCAATTTGTCTGAATTTTATCATTTCAACGAGCGAGATTTGACTCTCCGTGGAGAGAAATCAGGAACAACCTTCCGTGTGGGACAGCAAATTCGCATTCAAGTTGAAAGAGCCGATAAGATGACGGGAGAGATTGATTTCTCTTATATTCCAAGTGAGTTTGATGTCATCGAAAAAGGCTTGAAACAAGCTGGGCGCAAAGACAGAGGTCATGGTTCAAGTCGTCGTTCAGACAAGAAGGAAGACAAGAGAAAATCAGGACGCTCAAATGATAAGTACAAGCATTCACAAAAAGATAAAAAGAAAAAAGGCAAGAAACCTTTTTACAAAGAAGTAGCTAAGAAAGGAGCCAAGCATGGCAAAGGGCGAGGGAAAGGTCGTCGCACAAAATAA
- the secG gene encoding preprotein translocase subunit SecG yields MYNLLLTILLVLSVVIVIAIFMQPTKNQSSNVFDASSGDLFERSKARGFEAVMQRLTGILVFFWLAIALALTVLSSR; encoded by the coding sequence ATGTATAACCTATTATTAACCATTTTATTAGTATTATCTGTTGTGATTGTGATTGCGATTTTCATGCAACCAACCAAGAACCAATCCAGCAATGTATTTGATGCCAGCTCAGGTGATTTGTTTGAACGTAGTAAAGCGCGTGGTTTTGAAGCTGTGATGCAACGTTTGACAGGTATTTTAGTCTTTTTCTGGCTAGCCATTGCCTTAGCATTGACGGTATTATCAAGTAGATAA
- the tehB gene encoding SAM-dependent methyltransferase TehB → MEKLIAYKRMPLWNKQTMPEAVQQKHNTKVGTWGKITVLKGALKFIELTEDGEVLAEHLFEAGADNPMAQPQAWHRVEAATDDVEWYLEFYCKPEDYFPKKYQTNPVHSEVLEAMQTVKPGRALDLGCGQGRNSLFLAQNGFDVTAVDQNELSLEILQSIVEQEDLDMPVGLYDINSASVSQDYDFIVSTVVLMFLQANRIPAIIQNMQEHTTVGGYNLIVCAMDTEDYPCSINFPFTFKEGELADYYKDWELIKYNENPGHLHRRDENGNRIQLRFATMLAKKIK, encoded by the coding sequence ATGGAAAAATTAATTGCCTATAAACGGATGCCCTTGTGGAATAAACAAACCATGCCTGAAGCTGTTCAGCAAAAGCACAATACTAAAGTCGGCACTTGGGGAAAAATTACTGTGTTGAAAGGGGCTCTCAAGTTTATTGAGTTGACTGAAGATGGTGAGGTTCTAGCTGAACACCTCTTTGAGGCAGGGGCTGACAATCCCATGGCGCAACCGCAAGCCTGGCACCGAGTAGAGGCTGCAACAGACGATGTAGAGTGGTACTTGGAATTTTATTGTAAACCTGAGGATTATTTCCCTAAGAAATACCAGACTAATCCAGTCCATTCAGAGGTCCTAGAGGCTATGCAGACGGTGAAACCTGGAAGAGCCTTGGATTTGGGTTGTGGTCAGGGGCGTAACTCTCTCTTTCTCGCACAGAATGGTTTTGATGTGACAGCTGTGGATCAAAATGAATTGTCCCTTGAAATCTTGCAAAGCATTGTGGAACAAGAGGATCTAGACATGCCTGTCGGACTTTATGATATCAATTCTGCCAGTGTTAGCCAAGACTATGATTTTATCGTTTCAACAGTTGTTCTGATGTTCCTACAAGCGAACCGCATTCCAGCTATTATCCAAAATATGCAGGAGCACACCACGGTCGGTGGTTACAATCTTATCGTCTGTGCCATGGATACAGAGGATTATCCTTGCTCAATCAACTTCCCATTCACTTTTAAAGAAGGGGAGTTGGCGGACTACTACAAGGATTGGGAATTGATTAAGTACAATGAAAACCCAGGACATCTGCACCGTCGTGATGAAAATGGTAATCGCATTCAACTACGCTTTGCGACTATGCTAGCCAAGAAAATCAAGTAA
- the ybeY gene encoding rRNA maturation RNase YbeY codes for MYIEMVDETGQVSQEILQQTQEILEFAAQKIGKEDKEMAVTFVTNERSHELNLEYRDTDRPTDVISLEYKPELDITFDEEDLLENPELAEMMSEFDAYIGELFISIDKAHEQAEEYGHSFEREMGFLAVHGFLHINGYDHYTPEEEAEMFGLQEEILTAYGLTRQ; via the coding sequence ATGTATATTGAAATGGTTGATGAAACTGGTCAAGTTTCACAAGAAATCTTGCAACAAACCCAAGAAATTTTGGAATTTGCAGCCCAAAAAATAGGAAAAGAAGACAAGGAGATGGCAGTCACTTTTGTGACCAATGAGCGTAGCCATGAACTTAACCTTGAGTATCGTGATACGGATCGTCCGACAGATGTCATTAGCCTTGAGTATAAACCTGAATTGGACATTACTTTTGACGAGGAAGATCTGCTTGAAAATCCTGAATTAGCAGAAATGATGTCTGAGTTTGATGCCTATATTGGGGAATTGTTCATCTCTATCGATAAAGCGCATGAGCAGGCTGAGGAATATGGCCACAGCTTTGAGCGTGAGATGGGCTTCTTGGCAGTACACGGCTTTTTACATATCAACGGCTACGATCACTACACTCCGGAAGAAGAAGCGGAGATGTTCGGTTTACAAGAAGAAATTTTGACAGCCTATGGACTCACAAGACAATAA
- the rpmG gene encoding 50S ribosomal protein L33, translating into MRVKINLKCSSCGSMNYLTSKNSKTHPDKIEVLKYCPKERKVTLHLESK; encoded by the coding sequence GTGCGAGTAAAAATCAATCTCAAGTGCTCCTCTTGTGGTAGCATGAATTATCTAACCAGTAAGAACTCCAAAACTCATCCAGACAAGATTGAGGTGTTAAAATATTGTCCAAAGGAAAGAAAAGTAACTTTACATCTTGAATCTAAGTAG